The Brachyspira hyodysenteriae ATCC 27164 genome includes a window with the following:
- a CDS encoding N-acetylmuramoyl-L-alanine amidase family protein, translated as MYQGRLRLFGGNQRGRRITLILIIVLTLLNTCYLLYPQNNDKIKLNNLNIKVEDLKEAFNPAVSKFSEKTISTIIIDPGHGGKDPGAVGVNKLFEKDIVLAFSLELKEELEEILPDVKIVLTRTGDTYPTLEKRFEIANDAAKINTDKAKNALFVSVHANASFSPSARGFEAYFVSAQESSEYARAVSMFENEALVKFDNIDTSKYEKDSSQITHNSMLIEQYQKESKLLAESITEEVLKVSGVARRTKPVQNALFYVLKGAVMPSTLIELGFITNPDDAKFMNTKETRLKMVKATAEGIKQYIELFEKTKGFTK; from the coding sequence TTGTATCAAGGAAGATTGCGGTTATTCGGAGGAAATCAAAGAGGACGAAGAATAACATTAATATTAATTATCGTATTAACTCTGCTTAATACTTGTTATTTACTTTATCCGCAAAATAATGACAAGATAAAATTAAATAATTTAAATATAAAAGTAGAAGATTTGAAAGAGGCTTTTAATCCTGCTGTAAGTAAATTCAGCGAGAAAACTATATCTACAATAATTATAGATCCAGGCCATGGAGGAAAAGACCCAGGAGCTGTTGGAGTAAATAAATTATTTGAAAAAGATATAGTTTTAGCCTTTTCATTAGAATTAAAAGAAGAATTGGAAGAAATACTCCCAGATGTAAAAATAGTACTTACAAGAACAGGAGACACCTACCCTACTCTTGAAAAGCGTTTTGAAATAGCTAATGATGCTGCAAAAATAAATACTGATAAAGCAAAAAATGCATTATTTGTAAGTGTACATGCCAATGCTTCATTCAGTCCGAGTGCTAGAGGTTTTGAGGCTTATTTTGTTAGTGCTCAGGAGTCAAGCGAATATGCAAGAGCAGTTTCTATGTTTGAAAATGAGGCTTTGGTAAAGTTTGATAATATAGACACTTCAAAATATGAAAAAGATTCCTCACAGATAACTCATAACTCTATGCTTATAGAACAGTATCAAAAGGAAAGTAAATTATTAGCTGAATCAATCACAGAAGAAGTTCTTAAAGTTTCAGGGGTGGCAAGAAGAACTAAACCTGTACAGAATGCTTTATTTTATGTTCTTAAAGGTGCTGTTATGCCTTCAACATTAATAGAATTAGGATTCATAACAAATCCTGATGATGCTAAGTTTATGAACACTAAAGAAACAAGACTAAAAATGGTAAAAGCAACTGCCGAAGGTATAAAGCAATACATAGAACTTTTTGAGAAAACTAAAGGTTTTACAAAATAA
- the topA gene encoding type I DNA topoisomerase, with product MATTTEEKVKKTTSKKTKDKKESKKKKLVIVESPAKAKTINRYLGSDYLVMSSMGHLIDLPRSRLAIDVDHGFEPEYITIRGRAKILNDLKKEAKKAEEVLLAADDDREGESIAWHIGNKIRGVNSAVPIKRIVFHEITKDALKEAIDQPRDIDISKVNAQKARRVLDRLIGYNLSPLLWDKIKRGLSAGRVQNVALLIICNREDEIETFVPVEYWTFGVFLKHKNKEFLAELQKYKGEKPDLKTKQDVEDIMEHLKDKTYTVASIEVKDRLRNPTAPYTTSKLQQAASSALGYSASKTMQVAQSLYEGVDIAGEATGLITYMRTDSVRISPVAQEQAKEFIEKEYGSNYLPPEPPTYSVKKNAQDAHEAIRPTNVFLTPDSIKEYLKTDQYKLYKLIWERFVSSQMLPAKMKNTRAIIVAGDCEFSLSSSKIEFDGFMKVLTIDKEDKEKASKMPNLSKDDVCEFVENNPQQHFTTPPPRYTDASLVKILEESGIGRPSTYAPTIKTIISRHYVQRKGKQLVPTELGKLVNELISENFPELVNINFTADMESKLDKIEDDNIEWNNILKEFYPHFLDTLKTATENINNMKDFFNEETDFVCEKCGKKMIKRLGRYGYFIACSGFPECKNTKGISFGVCPKCGGDITLKRSKRGREFYGCSNYPKCDFVSWDKPLQEPCPKCGGLMVEKNIKNKGLFKVCIKEDCGYSEEIKEDEE from the coding sequence ATGGCTACAACAACAGAGGAAAAAGTAAAAAAAACAACAAGTAAAAAGACAAAAGATAAAAAAGAGTCTAAAAAGAAAAAACTTGTTATAGTGGAGTCTCCGGCGAAAGCTAAAACAATTAATAGATATTTAGGCTCTGATTATCTTGTAATGTCATCAATGGGGCATTTAATAGATTTGCCTAGAAGCAGACTGGCTATAGATGTAGATCATGGATTTGAACCTGAATACATCACTATAAGAGGAAGAGCTAAAATATTAAATGATTTGAAAAAAGAGGCAAAAAAAGCGGAAGAAGTTTTGCTAGCTGCCGACGATGATAGAGAGGGAGAAAGTATAGCTTGGCATATAGGAAATAAAATAAGAGGTGTAAACTCAGCTGTTCCTATAAAAAGAATAGTTTTCCATGAAATAACAAAAGATGCATTAAAGGAAGCTATTGATCAGCCTAGAGATATAGATATTTCAAAAGTTAATGCTCAAAAGGCAAGAAGAGTATTAGACAGACTTATCGGTTATAATTTAAGCCCTTTACTTTGGGATAAAATAAAAAGAGGACTTTCTGCAGGAAGAGTACAGAATGTAGCTTTGCTTATTATTTGTAATAGAGAAGATGAAATTGAAACTTTTGTACCTGTAGAATATTGGACTTTCGGAGTATTTTTAAAGCATAAAAATAAAGAGTTTTTAGCAGAACTTCAAAAATATAAAGGCGAAAAGCCAGATTTAAAAACTAAACAAGATGTTGAAGATATAATGGAGCATCTTAAAGACAAAACTTATACTGTTGCAAGTATAGAAGTAAAAGACAGATTAAGAAACCCTACAGCTCCATATACTACAAGTAAACTTCAGCAGGCGGCAAGCAGTGCATTAGGATACAGTGCTTCAAAAACTATGCAGGTAGCTCAGTCACTTTATGAAGGTGTTGACATTGCAGGAGAGGCAACTGGTTTAATAACTTATATGCGTACTGACAGTGTAAGGATATCTCCTGTTGCTCAGGAACAGGCTAAAGAGTTTATAGAAAAAGAATACGGAAGCAATTATTTACCTCCAGAACCTCCTACATATTCAGTAAAAAAGAATGCTCAGGACGCTCACGAAGCTATAAGACCTACTAATGTATTTTTAACTCCAGACAGCATTAAAGAATATTTAAAAACAGATCAATATAAACTGTATAAACTTATATGGGAGAGATTTGTATCATCTCAAATGCTTCCAGCAAAAATGAAAAATACAAGAGCTATAATAGTTGCAGGCGATTGTGAGTTTTCTCTTTCTTCTTCAAAAATAGAATTTGACGGATTTATGAAAGTTCTTACAATAGACAAAGAAGATAAAGAAAAAGCTTCAAAAATGCCTAATTTATCAAAAGATGATGTATGTGAATTTGTTGAAAATAATCCTCAGCAGCATTTCACAACACCTCCTCCAAGATATACAGATGCTTCATTAGTAAAAATATTAGAAGAATCAGGAATAGGAAGACCTTCTACTTATGCCCCAACTATTAAAACAATAATATCAAGGCATTATGTACAGAGAAAAGGAAAACAATTAGTACCTACAGAATTAGGAAAGCTTGTTAATGAGCTCATAAGCGAAAATTTCCCTGAACTTGTAAATATTAACTTTACTGCCGACATGGAAAGTAAACTTGATAAAATAGAAGACGATAATATAGAATGGAATAATATATTAAAAGAATTCTATCCTCATTTTTTGGATACATTGAAAACAGCTACTGAAAATATTAACAATATGAAAGACTTTTTCAATGAAGAAACTGATTTCGTATGTGAAAAATGCGGTAAGAAGATGATTAAACGTTTGGGAAGATACGGATATTTTATAGCTTGTTCCGGATTCCCTGAATGTAAAAATACTAAAGGAATATCTTTTGGTGTTTGTCCTAAATGCGGAGGCGACATAACATTAAAACGTTCAAAAAGAGGAAGAGAATTCTATGGTTGTTCTAATTATCCTAAATGCGATTTCGTAAGTTGGGATAAACCTCTTCAAGAACCTTGTCCTAAATGCGGCGGACTCATGGTTGAGAAGAATATTAAAAACAAAGGATTGTTTAAGGTTTGTATCAAGGAAGATTGCGGTTATTCGGAGGAAATCAAAGAGGACGAAGAATAA
- the dprA gene encoding DNA-processing protein DprA has product MSRTYDIKTYLIALNQIDKVGDKRISELINHYESVENIFDDKEENIKELLEKKFKSQIGNFDKNEILDKANTIVEKSNNYGIGILSLFDEDYPFNLKQIDNPPYILYYKGDLKKLRRNAIAIVGTREPTNESRKYSFELASKLSSLNISVVSGMAKGVDREAHLGAISSHINTVAVLGNGIDNVYPSENLQIYNKLSEKGLIVSEFEIGRKPDRMNFPRRNRIISGLSYAVVMVEAASKSGALITVDYALNQGRDVYIAPYDEKKSCYFGNHKLYKDGAKIAYNYMDILEDFDSIFSNDDDYVKMKLKYFEGGDIKSKSLKNDSIKSENNNSKEKKETKKEEVKDKKEKKKNKISKQNDESIISALQEDEALLYNIIKQNDKIHIDEVIEESKMKVQAVTSMLMQLEIKGIIKQLSGKYYTIEK; this is encoded by the coding sequence TTGAGTAGGACTTATGATATTAAAACTTATTTGATTGCCCTAAATCAAATTGATAAAGTAGGAGATAAAAGAATATCCGAGCTTATTAATCATTATGAATCTGTAGAAAATATTTTTGATGATAAAGAAGAAAATATAAAGGAATTATTAGAAAAAAAATTTAAATCTCAAATAGGTAATTTTGATAAAAATGAGATATTAGATAAAGCAAATACGATAGTAGAAAAATCAAATAACTATGGTATAGGAATATTAAGTTTATTTGATGAAGATTATCCATTTAATTTAAAACAAATAGATAATCCGCCATATATACTCTATTATAAGGGAGATTTAAAAAAGCTAAGAAGAAATGCTATAGCAATAGTAGGTACTAGAGAGCCTACAAATGAAAGCCGTAAATATTCTTTCGAGCTTGCTAGTAAATTATCATCTTTGAATATATCTGTTGTATCAGGAATGGCTAAAGGAGTTGATAGAGAGGCACATCTTGGGGCAATATCATCTCATATTAATACTGTAGCTGTTTTAGGAAATGGAATTGATAATGTTTATCCTTCTGAAAATTTGCAGATATATAATAAATTATCAGAAAAAGGTTTAATAGTAAGCGAATTCGAAATAGGAAGAAAGCCTGACAGAATGAATTTCCCTAGAAGAAACAGAATAATATCAGGACTTTCTTATGCTGTTGTTATGGTGGAAGCTGCAAGCAAATCAGGAGCTTTGATTACTGTTGATTATGCTCTTAATCAAGGAAGAGATGTTTATATTGCACCTTATGATGAAAAGAAAAGCTGTTATTTTGGAAATCATAAACTATACAAAGACGGTGCTAAAATAGCATATAATTATATGGATATACTTGAAGATTTTGATTCAATATTCTCAAATGATGATGATTATGTGAAAATGAAATTAAAATATTTTGAAGGCGGAGACATAAAATCGAAATCCTTAAAAAATGATTCTATAAAAAGTGAAAATAATAATAGTAAAGAAAAGAAAGAAACAAAAAAAGAAGAAGTAAAAGATAAAAAGGAAAAGAAAAAAAATAAAATATCAAAACAAAATGATGAATCTATTATAAGTGCTTTACAGGAAGATGAGGCATTGCTTTATAATATAATAAAACAAAATGACAAAATACATATTGATGAAGTTATAGAGGAAAGCAAAATGAAAGTGCAGGCTGTAACTTCTATGTTAATGCAGTTAGAAATAAAAGGAATTATAAAGCAGCTTTCAGGAAAATATTATACTATAGAAAAATAA
- a CDS encoding tetratricopeptide repeat protein encodes MKVILKYFTLIICFLSIISCDKQVIFNRFNLNRAYNLYEKGKNADDDKALLEITSTYNDIINQKIYAQDRLASVYRTLGERSLVKQQYGYSAKYFTEALKILPNSPYLRYGLGLSYANLAESADTQEKKSNFIQRAESNITFAISKDPNNANYYAALASLQGIQKENYEEAFENIKKAVEMSPDNADYLMLLARIQYSRGNYNEAVASYRKILNLPVENNVKETVLKNIEQIIGQRN; translated from the coding sequence ATGAAAGTAATTTTAAAATATTTTACATTAATAATTTGTTTTTTATCTATCATATCATGTGATAAGCAGGTAATTTTCAATAGATTTAATTTAAACAGAGCTTATAATCTATATGAAAAAGGCAAAAATGCAGATGATGATAAAGCTCTGCTTGAAATAACCTCCACTTATAATGACATTATAAATCAAAAAATATATGCTCAGGATAGATTAGCATCAGTATATAGAACATTAGGAGAAAGAAGCTTAGTAAAACAGCAGTATGGATATTCAGCAAAATATTTTACTGAGGCTTTAAAAATACTTCCCAACAGTCCATATTTAAGATACGGATTAGGTTTATCTTATGCCAATTTAGCAGAAAGTGCTGATACACAAGAGAAAAAAAGTAATTTCATACAAAGAGCCGAAAGCAATATAACATTTGCTATAAGTAAAGATCCTAATAATGCCAACTATTATGCAGCCTTAGCTTCATTACAAGGAATACAAAAAGAAAATTATGAAGAAGCATTTGAAAATATAAAAAAAGCTGTAGAAATGAGTCCTGATAATGCAGACTATCTAATGCTGCTTGCAAGAATACAATACAGCAGAGGAAATTATAATGAAGCTGTTGCATCATACAGAAAAATACTCAATCTTCCTGTTGAAAATAATGTGAAAGAGACGGTTTTAAAAAATATCGAACAAATTATAGGACAGAGAAATTGA
- a CDS encoding UvrD-helicase domain-containing protein, which produces MVFNLNDKQKDIIKCFEDNGLCFVNASAGTGKTSTITEIYLKLLENKEKVSNIVVITFTKAAANEMLFRIRSKVRNKIDEIKNTNDEKSIKEKKYWQNVYKDILTSAKISTINAFANSIAMENAMYLSIPPNMSILEDSIDIQETLKSEILNILRQSKHAEIIRSLYRISTEDSKNQFAQRILHFLLKIKPRLENINRFEEKALEIIKIDDKEYDKLYNNIYNYSIELINDNLKSGKFIIECKNRISLLLQKIDLIKNIEKVKELSSEDYEYMRIALSDVSNAKLGNTKHDEFRAVLEDLKQCTISMLNYVNILYNKENYKAVIDFIKETYNHIEKVKSNIGIYSHEDMMYKAIEALENDAISKEIRDNISSLILDEAQDTSILQFDFINLIVFGQREITSKSKTDKKLMIVGDRKQSIYRFRNADVNAFTNVQENFSNYVRYLKDNYRSNSMLIDFFNDLFKSTVFVNDDINYKDEDDLDYNKKTENKAVSLLIFNNNIEDENIHLYADDKTELEAYAIAEYIKNNYSNDYKNTVILLQTFKRLDKYLQALSDYKIPYYIDGGNKFYSREEIVLIKTFLEYLILRDHAKLPEILRSELFDIDIGNLSDFLFSLYVKNLDIKDYFPKMVYDENKYKEIEDIAKSKSYYNQLKTAKEILNNIESKIPMMNANEIIETICIDTNFYNYLMTMNDAEISYANIEKLKKIANDFENQTGNNIYDFVLNLKNTNDNEPYSAIPKLSVESVKIMTIHKSKGLEFNNVFVAGMGNYIRSYLSDFDFIEDSPFIRLPVRNKHYNIDFSASNTDDNKKSETSEKRRLLYVALTRASNNLILSGEHSKGESYRSYLNKYFNDEIKKYEYNIISEDTEGLIKIDDIENKFIDSYLYGLAIKPEEEINIIDSQTIKEKIKNISKENKKVNYSEYIKNINPSLNKNNKLSKNYVNISDLLNRQISKLENDINNTDNEYNEDIELISYKDIGTIIHKMLEYFNFDKYIKEKEAYLEKVKSYTLKSNNHYSKEQLTESLNTAFKKLFENNHIKNILNGNEEIVSREHTFQHYDGKDLITGKIDIITKNKNDEYYILDYKVAEESEYNINKYQYQLNSYKFMFEEVMKTNNADIDKNKIKTDIIFLK; this is translated from the coding sequence ATGGTATTCAATTTAAATGATAAGCAAAAAGATATAATAAAATGCTTTGAAGATAATGGCTTATGTTTTGTTAATGCATCGGCAGGTACAGGAAAAACAAGCACTATAACAGAAATATATTTAAAATTATTAGAAAATAAAGAAAAAGTATCAAATATAGTAGTAATCACTTTCACAAAAGCAGCAGCTAATGAAATGCTTTTCAGAATAAGGTCAAAAGTAAGAAATAAAATAGATGAAATAAAAAATACAAATGATGAAAAATCTATAAAAGAAAAGAAATATTGGCAGAATGTTTATAAAGATATACTTACAAGTGCAAAAATTTCAACAATAAATGCATTTGCAAATTCTATAGCTATGGAAAATGCAATGTATCTTTCTATACCACCTAATATGTCAATATTGGAAGACAGCATTGATATTCAGGAAACATTAAAAAGTGAAATTTTAAATATTTTAAGACAATCAAAACATGCTGAAATTATAAGATCTCTATATAGAATATCCACAGAAGATAGTAAAAATCAATTTGCTCAAAGAATACTGCATTTCCTATTAAAAATAAAGCCTAGACTAGAAAATATAAACAGATTTGAAGAAAAAGCATTGGAAATAATAAAAATAGATGATAAAGAATATGATAAATTATACAATAATATATATAATTACAGCATAGAACTTATAAATGATAATTTAAAAAGCGGAAAATTTATAATAGAATGTAAAAATAGAATATCTTTGCTTTTGCAAAAAATAGATTTAATAAAAAATATAGAAAAAGTAAAAGAATTATCATCAGAAGATTATGAATATATGAGAATTGCATTGTCTGATGTATCTAATGCAAAATTGGGGAATACAAAACATGATGAGTTTAGAGCTGTATTAGAAGATTTAAAACAATGCACTATATCTATGCTTAATTATGTTAACATACTATACAATAAAGAAAATTATAAAGCAGTAATAGATTTTATAAAAGAAACATACAATCATATAGAAAAAGTAAAATCTAATATAGGCATATACTCTCATGAAGATATGATGTACAAAGCTATAGAAGCATTAGAAAACGATGCCATATCAAAAGAAATAAGAGATAATATATCATCATTAATACTAGATGAGGCACAGGACACAAGCATTTTACAATTTGATTTCATAAATTTAATAGTATTCGGACAAAGAGAAATAACAAGCAAATCAAAAACAGATAAAAAATTGATGATAGTAGGAGACAGAAAGCAATCAATATATAGATTCAGAAATGCTGATGTAAATGCATTCACTAATGTACAAGAAAATTTCAGTAATTATGTAAGATATTTAAAAGATAATTACAGAAGCAATTCTATGCTGATAGATTTCTTTAATGATTTATTCAAAAGCACTGTATTTGTAAATGATGATATTAATTATAAAGATGAAGATGATTTGGATTACAATAAAAAAACAGAGAATAAAGCTGTATCTTTACTAATATTCAATAATAATATAGAAGATGAGAATATTCATCTATATGCAGATGATAAAACAGAATTAGAGGCCTATGCAATAGCTGAATATATAAAAAATAATTACAGCAATGATTATAAAAACACTGTTATACTTCTTCAAACATTTAAAAGATTGGATAAGTATTTACAGGCATTATCTGATTATAAAATACCATATTATATAGACGGCGGAAATAAATTCTATTCAAGAGAAGAAATAGTATTAATAAAAACATTTTTAGAATACTTAATATTGAGAGATCATGCAAAACTTCCTGAAATACTTAGAAGCGAGTTATTCGATATTGATATAGGAAATTTATCAGATTTTTTATTCAGCTTGTATGTAAAGAATTTAGATATAAAAGATTATTTCCCAAAAATGGTTTATGATGAAAATAAATATAAAGAAATAGAAGATATAGCCAAATCAAAAAGTTATTATAATCAATTAAAAACAGCAAAAGAAATATTAAATAATATAGAAAGTAAAATACCTATGATGAATGCTAATGAAATAATAGAAACTATATGCATTGATACTAATTTCTATAATTATTTAATGACTATGAATGATGCAGAAATCTCTTATGCTAATATAGAAAAATTAAAAAAAATAGCAAATGATTTTGAAAATCAAACAGGCAATAATATATATGATTTTGTACTTAATCTAAAAAATACTAATGATAATGAACCTTATTCTGCCATACCAAAATTATCAGTTGAATCTGTGAAAATAATGACTATACATAAATCTAAAGGACTTGAATTTAATAATGTATTTGTTGCAGGAATGGGAAATTATATAAGATCTTATTTATCTGATTTTGATTTTATAGAGGATTCTCCTTTTATAAGACTTCCTGTAAGAAATAAACATTATAATATAGATTTCTCTGCATCAAATACAGATGATAATAAAAAAAGTGAAACATCTGAAAAAAGAAGATTATTATATGTGGCATTAACTAGAGCATCAAATAATTTAATACTTTCAGGAGAACATTCTAAAGGAGAAAGCTATAGATCATATTTAAATAAATATTTTAATGATGAGATAAAAAAGTATGAATATAATATTATAAGCGAAGATACTGAAGGATTAATAAAAATTGATGATATAGAAAATAAATTCATTGATTCATATTTATATGGTCTTGCAATAAAGCCTGAAGAAGAAATAAATATCATTGATTCTCAGACAATTAAAGAAAAGATTAAAAATATTTCAAAAGAAAATAAAAAAGTAAATTACAGCGAATATATAAAAAATATTAATCCGTCATTAAATAAAAATAACAAACTTAGTAAAAATTATGTTAACATATCTGATCTTCTAAATAGACAAATATCAAAACTTGAAAATGATATAAATAATACAGATAACGAATACAATGAAGACATAGAACTTATATCGTACAAAGATATAGGAACAATAATACATAAAATGCTTGAATATTTTAACTTTGATAAATACATAAAAGAAAAAGAAGCATACCTTGAAAAAGTAAAATCATATACTCTAAAAAGCAATAATCATTATAGCAAAGAGCAATTAACAGAAAGTTTGAACACAGCATTCAAAAAGCTATTTGAAAATAATCATATAAAAAATATACTCAATGGAAATGAGGAAATAGTATCAAGAGAGCATACCTTCCAACATTATGACGGAAAAGATTTAATAACAGGAAAAATTGATATTATAACCAAAAATAAAAATGATGAATATTATATTCTAGACTATAAAGTAGCAGAAGAAAGCGAGTATAATATAAATAAATATCAATATCAATTAAATAGTTATAAATTTATGTTTGAAGAAGTTATGAAAACAAATAATGCTGATATAGATAAAAATAAAATAAAAACTGATATTATATTCTTAAAATGA
- a CDS encoding AI-2E family transporter, whose amino-acid sequence MNKNNIGYIFFIAFIFLSIFIMYKLLRPFGMIIFFAVVFYVILNPLFIRAMGKSYKKTDKLSIIKKNTLALLFSLISLIIFLVPTSILAYTIIVQLIDISNIGIKYFMNLDVNEVINNSNINNFLKSLPIDVSMETILKRIQDSSLSNLTFISSYLTQNVAGLLKSTGGFVSSFIFMMFSLFFFFVDGEYLIGQVRTLVPIDAKYLDRLIKQVSEGIKGIVFGNLFTGIFQGFCAFIVYTVFGVTNSFTFAFLTIIASFMPIIGTTIIWIPLGILFLINGEIIRAIIFIVCSWFFITIPDNFVRPLLLGNRIELHPLFIFFAILGGVLFFGLSGIILGPLSFILFFEIMKIYNEERLLEAKKERIAKKRRLS is encoded by the coding sequence ATGAATAAAAACAATATAGGCTACATTTTCTTTATAGCTTTTATATTCCTGTCTATATTTATAATGTACAAATTATTAAGACCTTTCGGCATGATAATATTTTTTGCCGTTGTTTTTTATGTCATATTAAATCCTCTTTTTATAAGGGCTATGGGGAAGAGCTACAAAAAAACAGATAAACTTTCTATAATTAAAAAGAATACTTTAGCTTTGCTCTTTTCTCTTATATCTTTAATTATATTTTTAGTTCCTACAAGTATACTAGCCTATACTATAATAGTTCAGCTTATAGATATTTCAAATATTGGTATTAAATATTTTATGAATTTAGATGTTAATGAGGTTATTAATAATTCTAATATAAATAATTTTCTTAAATCTCTGCCTATAGATGTATCTATGGAAACTATATTAAAAAGAATACAGGATTCTTCGCTTTCAAATTTAACATTCATAAGTTCATATCTTACTCAGAATGTAGCCGGTTTATTAAAAAGTACAGGCGGATTTGTAAGCTCGTTTATATTTATGATGTTTTCATTGTTTTTCTTTTTTGTAGACGGAGAATATTTGATAGGACAGGTAAGGACATTAGTTCCTATAGATGCAAAATATCTTGACAGACTTATAAAGCAGGTTTCTGAAGGTATAAAAGGAATAGTATTTGGAAATTTATTTACAGGTATATTTCAGGGTTTTTGTGCTTTTATAGTATATACTGTATTTGGGGTTACAAATTCATTTACATTTGCATTTCTTACTATAATAGCATCTTTTATGCCTATAATAGGAACTACTATAATATGGATACCTTTGGGAATATTATTTTTAATAAATGGAGAAATTATTAGGGCTATTATATTTATAGTATGTTCATGGTTCTTTATTACAATACCTGATAATTTTGTGCGTCCTTTGCTTCTTGGAAACAGAATAGAACTTCATCCATTATTTATTTTCTTTGCTATACTTGGCGGAGTATTATTTTTTGGACTTTCAGGAATAATATTAGGACCTTTGAGCTTTATACTATTCTTTGAGATAATGAAAATATATAATGAAGAAAGATTATTAGAGGCAAAAAAAGAAAGAATTGCCAAAAAAAGAAGATTATCATAA
- a CDS encoding glycosyltransferase family 9 protein, with translation MTKILIIGMNYIGDTIFITPLIRAVKKHYNDSTIDVVNGARGIDILKENPYINNIIVRDDKVSEYIKNQNYDIGITATTAFYGASLLYKAKIPIRAGVNSECRGFLLNKKTSWKKHKRHIVDTILSILKPMNIETDGINTEIFLSEEENNFGIDKMKNYKNALLVHGGATRISKRYGIDNFSKLIDMFYKEKQVPIILIGSKDDLDFSEEMKKRLGNIIADDFTNKLSIRELISVIKHSYALIGGDSAPLHIANASNIYSIGIFGDTLPLIYGARGDKAINIEARKKYCTALKSFHCEYMKRGCKTIDCLKKLDPEEIMPSLLSVYKDI, from the coding sequence ATGACAAAGATATTGATTATAGGAATGAATTATATAGGAGATACTATATTTATAACTCCTCTAATAAGAGCCGTAAAAAAACATTATAATGACTCTACTATTGATGTTGTAAATGGTGCTAGAGGAATAGATATTTTAAAAGAGAATCCATATATAAATAATATTATAGTTAGAGATGATAAAGTATCAGAATATATAAAAAATCAGAATTATGATATAGGTATTACTGCTACAACAGCATTTTACGGAGCTTCACTTTTATATAAAGCAAAAATACCAATAAGAGCAGGGGTAAACAGTGAATGCCGAGGATTTCTGCTTAATAAAAAAACTTCTTGGAAAAAGCATAAAAGGCATATAGTAGATACAATACTTTCTATATTAAAACCTATGAATATAGAAACTGACGGCATTAATACAGAAATATTTTTATCTGAAGAAGAAAATAATTTTGGTATTGATAAAATGAAAAATTATAAAAATGCTTTGCTTGTTCATGGCGGTGCAACTAGAATAAGTAAAAGGTATGGTATAGATAATTTTTCAAAACTTATAGATATGTTTTATAAAGAAAAACAAGTCCCTATAATACTTATAGGATCTAAAGATGATTTAGATTTTTCTGAAGAGATGAAAAAAAGATTAGGAAATATAATAGCTGATGATTTTACTAATAAATTGAGTATAAGAGAACTTATATCAGTAATAAAACATTCTTATGCATTGATTGGAGGAGATAGTGCCCCTCTTCATATAGCCAATGCCAGCAATATATATTCTATAGGTATATTCGGAGATACTTTGCCTTTGATTTATGGAGCCAGAGGCGATAAAGCTATAAATATAGAAGCTAGAAAAAAATACTGCACAGCATTAAAAAGTTTTCATTGCGAGTATATGAAAAGAGGATGCAAAACTATTGACTGCTTAAAAAAACTTGATCCTGAAGAAATTATGCCTTCGCTTTTATCTGTTTATAAAGATATTTAA